Part of the Mauremys mutica isolate MM-2020 ecotype Southern chromosome 1, ASM2049712v1, whole genome shotgun sequence genome is shown below.
aaccccacttgttaggcccttccagcatcactgtgaaccactgataactactctcttgaagtgttttttcaaccagttatgcacacaccctacagtagctccatctaggctgtatttccctaatCTGTTAATGAGAAGATCATGCGAGACTGTATCGAAAGCTGTACTAATGTCTATATATACCACAGCTACTGTTTCCCTACATCCACAGGGCTTGttaacctgtcaaagaaagctatcaggttgatttgacatgatttgttcttgatgaatccatgctgactgtcactTATCACTTTACTATCTTTTAGacatttgcaaattgattccataattatttgctccattatcttgctcgGTAcggaagttaagctgactggccCATAATAGCCTgggtttccctttttatagacaggCACTATAtgtgctcttttccagtcttctggaatctccccTGTCTCCCATCTAACTTCTCCAATTgacttttaatttgttctttccctattttagtagATTAATCTACCCCGTTTTCACTGGCATTTTCTATTTCAGGTGTCCAAACATGACCAGccatcttggtgaaaaccgaaacaaacaATGGTTAATCACCGTCACTGCTAAATATTTGGCCCTAATTTCAAGATggaatttgcctggcttcagcttccaatcTTTCAGTCTTGCTCAGCCTTTGTCTGGTAGATTACAGAGCCCATTATTACCCGTGATTTTCTCCAAATTAAAGTCTCTGCTTGGTCATCTTTTTGATGAGTTAAAGAGATATACACCTTCAAGTCTAACGATCCAGCATTTACTCTTATCCTCCAATCCTTTCTGTGGGTCTTCTCTGCACTGTCTCCAAGCTTTAAACATCTTTTTTcaaatgtggaccccagaactggatgcagtttctTTCACCAATCCcatgtgcagaggtaaaatccttcccctgctccaactcaccaacTCAATATTTTCTACTCTTAAATCAAAGGTCTCTGAgaaatcaaggtttgttgcatcaGTGTCGTTCCCTTGATCCACCAAATGTGTACTCTCATAATAGGatgaaatcaggtttatttgaCAAGATCTGTTTTGCATAAACCCTGTTGGTGACTGGCATTACTTATATATCTAGCTAATCCCATACCAGCTTCTCCATTGTTTCTTAACCTTgtcaattcttttattaaaaaaacaaaaacaaaactctttctgtttatttttcaatACTTTATATATAACACAGGAATTGACATAAATCTTTTCCAGGATTTCATTTGTTcttaatataattaataaccTCCTTTTTGTGATTCATAGCCCTGCTACACATGGACATTTTCCAGATGTCTTAactttctttatcaattttcCTAACTTCCGATTTCTATTGCTGGCCAGCTATTtctcctttttcctctttcttacatattgcttccctccctctaattCTTGCCTTCACTTTACCACTAAACTGAGTTTTTacccaaagttgatcactttccTGACTATGGAATTGTgagttttctgatatctaataaaATGTTATCAAAGAATTACCaatattcattcatatttttctgtctaaTTTTTTCCTCTCAATCAGTTTTGCTGACAATTTCCCTCATTTGTAGGGAATTAGTCCTCTTGGAGTTCTAAGTGTCTATCGATAGTACTGGTTGGGAACTGTCCATCTGAATGtaaatcagtttcatttttttattttcctctcctatatCATATGTCCTCATCTTTGTCTCTTGTGAAAAATAAAGAGTCCCAGACTTTTCTATCCTTAATAAACACTGGGTGACTAAAACTGAACACATTCCCAAATATATTATGCTCCATCCCATATCTTGGGATATGAACATTCTTTTATTTTGTTCACTGCTGCAAATGAGCAGGTGTTTCTCTTGAGATGCTATCAATGGTGCCCAGGTCTTTCCCCTGAGGTATgttctagttgggatgtttctcCCAGCACGTCATCtcaaaagtttgattttttttcccctctctgattTTGACCAACTGGTTGAATGGGGATCTCCCTTCAGTATGGACTCCCTATCCTGGCTCTCATTGCATTAAAGAACAATGATAGATAAGCAGTATCCACCCTtgtgtttcctgctggtgcctcttaagtttcccccaccacaaagtatAGGAATTCTTAATGCAGGGAGCACAATACAAATATGGAATTGGATTTAGTAGGGTCATTGTTCCTAGTTATtctctctgaataatgaaaatgtcatttttcagtgtgtgaagagagATCAATCTGCTTCTCTCATGAGAACAGCCTCCTGCATTTCTACTTCGACCATCACCTGAGATCCTGGGAAcacacaggaagtcaggggaGCATATGCTAAATGCAGAAGACACCCTTATGCCTGAGAGTTGGACATTTCTCCCCTACGCCATGTCAGATTCAAACACAAACTACTTCagcaacccctccaccttcatcctacttggcattcctggcctagaggcagcccatatctggatctccattcccttctcacccagatgtacttcgttCATTCATTCTCAACAATGGAGTCTGGAATGCTTGccgccatggcttttgatcgctacgtggccatctgcaatCCTCTGAGATATTCCACAACCCTGACAAACTCTACTGTGGCCAAGATAGGCTTGGCCGTGGTGCTGCGTAGTGGCATACTCACATTACCCTATCCCTTTCTGGTGAggcggtggccatattgcagaaccaacatcatcccccacttcTATTGTGGGCATATAGCCGTGGTGAAACTGGCCTGCGCTGACATCCACATCAATAGTTACTATGgactttttaatcttttctctgTGATAGGagtggatgtgttttttatcgccgtgtcctatact
Proteins encoded:
- the LOC123363155 gene encoding putative olfactory receptor 52P1, which codes for LLTQMYFVHSFSTMESGMLAAMAFDRYVAICNPLRYSTTLTNSTVAKIGLAVVLRSGILTLPYPFLVRRWPYCRTNIIPHFYCGHIAVVKLACADIHINSYYGLFNLFSVIGVDVFFIAVSYTLILRAIFHLPTKDARLKTFGTCISHLCAISALYIPDLFSSLMLRFGHNVPLHVLILITSVYQLVPPMIHPIIYGMKTKQIWDRLLQLFTHKDD